One region of Mangifera indica cultivar Alphonso chromosome 3, CATAS_Mindica_2.1, whole genome shotgun sequence genomic DNA includes:
- the LOC123212373 gene encoding uncharacterized protein LOC123212373: MASWKKTIASPFRKACTFFNLQPPVTRDKKGRPEHEKRVMDLQGEVMACGYEDVQVMWSILDKSKSAPCNVTS; encoded by the exons ATGGCTTCCTGGAAGAAAACTATTGCGTCCCCATTTAGAAAAGCTTGCACTTTCTTCAATCTGCAACCTCCAGTTACAAGGGATAAGAAGGGCCGCCCAG AGCATGAGAAGCGTGTTATGGATCTTCAAGGTGAAGTGATGGCTTGTGGTTACGAGGATGTTCAAGTGATGTGGTCCATTCTTGACAAATCCAAGTCTGCACCCTGCAATGTTACCTCTTGA
- the LOC123210543 gene encoding chromatin structure-remodeling complex protein BSH-like: MLWSLLLSSIFKSIVMSSRISFCGFQDWNNYESDPEDFARTFCQDLAFQDPEVGPVVAFAIREQLFEIAIHSVASAREIKMNKKGRGGGWGVVGALEHVPTSEAGGNVLDCMKLFRCNSSVVRKRKEWDVFEPVVDILSNEEVDALEARE; this comes from the exons atgctTTGGTCTCTTCTTCTTAGCTCGATCTTCAAGTCAATAGTAATGTCATCGAGGATCAGTTTTTGTGG ATTTCAAGACTGGAACAATTATGAGAGTGACCCGGAAGATTTTGCAAGAACCTTTTGTCAAGATTTGGCTTTTCAAGACCCTGAAGTTGGG CCTGTAGTTGCCTTTGCAATCAGGGAACAGCTTTTTGAG ATTGCAATTCATAGTGTAGCTTCTGctagagaaattaaaatgaacaaGAAAGGTCGTGGGGGGGGTTGGGGTGTGGTGGGAGCGCTTGAGCATGTCCCAACTAG TGAAGCAGGTGGAAATGTATTGGACTGTATGAAGTTATTCAGATGTAATTCTAGCGTGGTTAG GAAAAGAAAGGAGTGGGATGTATTTGAGCCGGttgttgatattttatcaaatgaGGAGGTGGATGCCCTTGAAGCCAGAGAGTAA